The Arachis ipaensis cultivar K30076 chromosome B07, Araip1.1, whole genome shotgun sequence genome includes a window with the following:
- the LOC107606314 gene encoding delta(8)-fatty-acid desaturase 1, translating into MAGEVKSTRKCSISLEELSKHNKIEDLWISIHGKIYNVTNWAKHHPGGDLPLLNLAGQDATDAFLAYHPLAASQHLHNFFTGYYLQDYAISQVSGDYRKLLSHFTAMGMFDTKGHTVFFTMLLMAVLFCSSVYGVFCSSSPLVHVCCGGLMGFFWIQSGWIGHDSGHYQVMTTQRFNRFAQILSGNCLAGISIGWWKWNHNAHHIACNSLDHDPDLQHIPFFVVSSKFFNSITSCFYDRKLNFDCVARFLVSYQHFTFYPVMCFARLNLFAQSFFFLFSNRKVPNRVQEILGMLVFWIWYPLLVSFLPNWGERIVFVIASFAVTGIQHVQFCLNHFSSSVYVGPPRSSDWFEKQTIGTLNVDCSPWMDWFHGGLQFQVEHHLFPRLPRCHLRSISPLVKELCKKHGLPYNHVSFWKANVLTLNTLKDAALQARNLSNPIPKNLVWEAVNTHG; encoded by the coding sequence ATGGCTGGTGAGGTAAAATCCACCAGAAAGTGCAGCATTTCACTTGAAGAACTCAGCAAACACAACAAGATAGAGGATCTTTGGATCTCAATCCATGGAAAGATCTACAATGTAACCAACTGGGCCAAACACCACCCTGGAGGTGACCTTCCATTGCTTAACCTCGCCGGCCAAGACGCCACAGACGCGTTCCTCGCCTACCATCCCCTTGCAGCCTCCCAACACCTTCACAACTTCTTCACAGGGTACTATCTCCAAGATTACGCCATCTCCCAGGTCTCTGGAGACTATAGGAAGCTCTTGTCCCACTTCACAGCAATGGGGATGTTTGATACCAAGGGACACACCGTCTTCTTCACAATGCTGCTCATGGCAGTGCTATTCTGTTCCAGTGTTTATGGCGTGTTCTGTTCTAGCAGCCCTTTGGTGCATGTCTGTTGTGGTGGCCTAATGGGATTCTTTTGGATTCAGAGTGGTTGGATTGGACATGATTCCGGCCACTACCAGGTCATGACGACGCAGCGTTTCAACCGTTTCGCGCAAATTCTCTCCGGGAATTGCCTTGCTGGGATTAGTATTGGGTGGTGGAAGTGGAACCACAATGCTCACCACATTGCTTGCAATAGCCTTGATCATGATCCGGATCTTCAGCACATTCCTTTCTTTGTGGTATCTTCCAAGTTCTTCAATTCCATTACTTCTTGCTTCTATGATAGGAAATTGAACTTTGATTGTGTTGCTAGGTTCTTGGTGAGCTATCAGCACTTCACATTTTACCCTGTAATGTGCTTTGCTAGGCTCAATTTGTTTGCACaatctttcttcttcttgttttccAATAGGAAGGTACCAAACAGGGTTCAAGAGATTTTAGGGATGCTTGTTTTCTGGATTTGGTACCCTCTTTTGGTTTCATTCTTACCAAATTGGGGAGAAAGAATAGTGTTTGTGATTGCAAGTTTTGCTGTGACTGGGATACAGCATGTTCAGTTCTGTTTGAACCATTTTTCTTCAAGTGTGTATGTTGGGCCACCAAGAAGCAGTGATTGGTTTGAGAAGCAGACAATTGGGACACTCAATGTGGATTGCTCTCCTTGGATGGACTGGTTCCATGGTGGACTGCAGTTCCAGGTGGAGCACCACCTGTTTCCGCGGCTGCCGCGGTGCCATCTGAGGAGCATTTCACCTCTTGTGAAGGAGCTTTGCAAGAAGCATGGATTGCCTTACAACCATGTCTCATTTTGGAAAGCTAATGTGCTAACACTTAACACACTCAAGGATGCAGCATTGCAGGCTAGAAACCTTTCCAATCCCATTCCCAAGAACTTGGTTTGGGAAGCCGTTAACACTCATGGATGA